GAAGCTCTAGCTCTCCAAGATCAGTACCATCAAGCTCATCAACGCCGTCATCAATAGTAACAAACTCAACACCAGCTTCACCAGTGATGATAGCATCAGCAGCTAGAGTTGAAGTAGACACAGCAGCTGCAACAGCAGATACCGCAAACACAGAAGCAAGTTTAATCGCTTTCATTCAAGATTCCCCTTTATATTATATTGTGTGGCCTTGTAGACCTTTTGATAGATTTTCGTCTTACCAAGAAACGTTGTTAAATCAACGACTCATGTATCTTAAAACCAATCAGTTTCACTTTTGTGACAATTGCCATAAAAGCAAAAAATCGAGTAGTTCCAAAACTGCATCCAACAATTTTTCGAATTACCGTTTAGGACTGCATCGATTAAAACCAAGTTTTCCTTTATTGGTCAAGCACTCCTTGCACTTTTTTTCTATTTTTTTTCAATTTGCACCCTTTTTTGGACAAAAAACAGTCAATTTTGACTGGCGCAGCCATTTTTCCTTTTTACTTTGTGCACATTAGCACGAAATATTTGTCAGAATGTGTCAGCAAGTCGCAGCTTGAATATCTTTTTTTCCACAATTGAAATATCGCATTTTTTTAGAAAAACTTTACTGTTTTCTTTTGATTTTTTTGATTTTTATCAAGCTTGGCGTTTACATTCACAATGGTTATAATTTTTCACAGTGGTTTTACTTTTTCGCAATAGTCATACTTGGCTGCCATACAGACAAGATGATCGAAAAAATGATAAAAGCACCCCAACGCATGATCAAATGCTAAGGAATTAATCTAATAGTCATGCCCAATAGTTCAGAGTCTAACAGTTTAGAGCCCAATAACTCAGATCCCAATCATTTAGAGTCAAATGGCTCAGACCATCAGGATGTAAATGAGGCTTGTGAACTCGTCATTCTCTCTGAGTCACCTTACGATACGCCACAACCTCATAAAGCCTTGCAAGACCCTGAAGGCCTATCTGCTTTAGGTGGGGATTTATCATGCGAGCGATTGATTCACCTGTATCGCCACGGTTTTTTTCCTTGGTACAGCGATCCAGACCCTATACTCTGGTGGCACCCCGAACAAAGGTGTGTACTCAAGCCTGAACATTTTCATACTTCGAAGTCCCTTAGCAAAGCCATCAAAAAAGGCCAATACCAATTTTCCATTAATCACGCCTTTGATGCCGTTATTGGACATTGCTCTGCTTTACGAGCTGATAAGGAAGGTACTTGGATTTCCAAAGATATCAAACGAGCTTATCAATCATTGCATAAATTGGGGTTTGCTCACTCTGTTGAAGTGTGGCAGGACGAACAGCT
The window above is part of the Marinomonas sp. THO17 genome. Proteins encoded here:
- the aat gene encoding leucyl/phenylalanyl-tRNA--protein transferase; its protein translation is MPNSSESNSLEPNNSDPNHLESNGSDHQDVNEACELVILSESPYDTPQPHKALQDPEGLSALGGDLSCERLIHLYRHGFFPWYSDPDPILWWHPEQRCVLKPEHFHTSKSLSKAIKKGQYQFSINHAFDAVIGHCSALRADKEGTWISKDIKRAYQSLHKLGFAHSVEVWQDEQLIGGFYGVAMGQVFFGESMFSLQANASKIALKTFCDQANHFNIQLIDCQVKSEHLLSLGAKLIPRNDFITQLKRNIASPDKNQALNNLAKMQKKQQIFG